CAGTGTCCTAAGTGgggcgatttatttttactcgtcACTTAAttgttctcttttttattgcattcagCATCTAAGTGGTGTCAATCGATTTCTCCGGACGGCGAAGCATTATCCTCTGCAGATCGCCGaagtaatgattttattaagcTGATAAGGCCTGAGGGGATGAAATAACTGCAGTCCTCAACGATATTGTGTGAATATAATTGTCAATGTATTATTTCccatcaaaaataaatgaacgtggaaaaaatttatttcaaagcatattccttaaaattcttttgtttcttttaaaagcgTTGATAAGAAATAGCCTTATAATTTCTGTTGAATATGCCTGTGATGGCTGTGATTTCTTATCTGGTTacccaataaaaatattgtgcgCACCTTTATTCACACGCATCCATCATCCCTGGATTACTGTTGGTGTTGCTTAAAAGGTTTATCATGTATCGACGCACGGATTGATAGAATTATAATCACAATGGCTTTATTGTGCGTGTATTGATACGCGGCTGTCACAATATTGTCCGAACTCAATTAGAGCAACGAATTGGAGCAAGTTACACGCTTAATTCGACTTGTTGTGTGTATTATAGCGACAATAATTGCACCTTGTCGATCGGCGGCGTGTAATAAGGCGTTCGCTCTTGACCGAGGCCCACTTTTGGCGTGTGAGCCTCAAAATAGACCGCAGCGGAGAAACTCTGGTGGCGCGCGCCGCTGCGGTTGacgataaaaatgcaattactcAGGTAATATGCAGTGCATCAAAGCGACAAACACGAGAGAGAATATTATTGCATTTCCACGTATGGCGTTAGAGGGTCGTTGCCAGGCCTTTATTTTGGATACCACCGCGGTAAAAGCGTCTTTCGCGACTGCCGTGGCGTAAGAAATGGCAATATTGGATTCTTCTACCGCGTTTCGGCGCACTTTACAGAACCGAGATTGGAGAACGAGTTGCAAAACGATTCTGCAGTCGATAAAGTGTTCGTTTTAACTCCAGCAAAATTGATTATCATCGATTTTCTGTACAAACACGAAAGTTGCCCGTCTTCGTAAACTTTATCTAATTTAAAGTCGCGGAGCATCCAATTTGCAAGACGCGGTGATGCGGATTGCATAACCTACATTCTCTCCTTTGACATCATGCCGTGCACATTTTGTTTCCCATAACTAAACTATTTGAGTAAACTTTATCCACTTACCCAAGATGGCTCTGAGGTGGCCTTCCAGGGTTTGCAGGACGGTCATTTTCACCTCTTTGACCGACTTGCCCAGGAACTGCTCGGACGCCGTCTGCAGGAGCTCCTCAGCCTTCATGATTTTGCACTGGGCCACACCGGTCACCGTCAACGGCACACCCTGCGCGGTCTCCACTTGCTCGCACATCGGGTTCAGCGTCATCACCTGCGGAAAAATCACAATCAGTGCCGAAATTGACATTTTCAAGTTGAGCTAGTTGCTGATGAGTagtctgaattaaaaaaaagttataaaatgattttttagcaTTTGGTTTGGTGTTTAAGACAGTAGACCTTATTTTTGTGCagtccattaaattttattcaccaGTTGAGCACGAATCAAGCAATTTGTAAACTTGAAATCGTCGAATACCACCAACATCACCGAAAACCATCTATATCGCCTTTGAATGCATCCTATACACAACATAAACCTCGCCAAAACGGTCTATATTGccggtgaatttttaatattactgATACTGTTTTTCAGATTCagattgtattttatttttgtttaagtcGATATTTACATTTGTGACTTATTAAAAACACGTCATAAATTTGTGAATAGTTGTTGATATTTGCTAAGTAACTTTTGAACCTTTTGGGTTTTAAAGGAGAAAAGAAGTTAAATTTCGAATTCCAAAACTCTTTTTCGATTAAGATGtacaattaacaaaaaataggCCTATAAAATGTATTGGAATTGGAATTTAGTCGaatttgttcaataaattttgtgtttaactCAAACTAAAtacaaaggaaaaatgaagCATATACCTCCAAAGAGAGCCTTTGGACGTCTGTGACAAGCCACCAGGCCCAGGCCCAGCCTCCGACGATGGTCGACTTCTTCGTGGAGCCACAGCATCCTCCTGTAACACGAAGATAAGAAAAACGTCAAAAaacttttccataaaaatCCGATACAATCAGAGGACGGTCAGGTCTGTTGCCATTCTTAGCGAATTTCGAGACGTGCTCTCCTGCATGCGTCCGAGACGAAAGCAGGAAAAGCCGTGTGACACGTCGGTAAGCCGCGCGCCGCATTGAAATGCAAAAGGAAGAAGACGTTGCAACGGCGAAAGAAAGAGTGCATACACAATCTGCTGTGTCCTGAATTTGAAGATGGCCTATGTGACTGATATCgcgtctctttctctctcccgcGAGCACACTCCGGCTCCTCTTTCTTTTGTGCTGACCTTCTTGAGGTTGCATGTAATAATAACTACATTCTTGGAGGGTAACGCCCTCTGCCCgtaaaacatcatttttttgcGCCAGCAAAAACAGCGGCATACTTAGCGGAGCCGTTTGATCGAATTTTAAGACTGGAGGGATGTCTGATGAatgggaaagaaaaaatatagcattacaggaaatttttaaattaagaaaagaatGAAGATTCATTGAGTCAAAAAGGTTTAGctaagagtttaaaaataagttaaaataagtttcaaaaaattcttaGCTATACTACCCCTTGAATAGGGGATAAAAATGGCAACAAGTTTTTGTACAGTTTTTGCAGGCAATTttgacaataaaaattttcaagttaataTAATCGAAGAGAATCGTGTGATTTGAATATATATGTAACTAATTTCAGTTTTCgatgtaaaaaataagtttaaaatttagcacaAGAGAGCAtagattttaatgtttaaataattatttccaggcTAAACATTTCATGAGAACAATTTTTGACtgcttttgagaaaaatgaaacaactATAATTAAGGACATTTTTTAGTCTAATGATTAATCGCTATTAAGACAGATTTCTCTCGGCGGTGACAATTAGAAATCAGTGTCCTCCCGGAATCCGCTCGAGATTTCCCGCGCACCACATCCAAAGTCCTCCTCCGCAATCGAGAAGCGTCCCCTTTAAAAACCCGGGGGGTCGTGGAAGATTAACATGCACACTCGAAAGGCAGCGGAATGAAGAAACTTTGAAGAGAATAACGAGCCGCCGCGCTGTCTTGTGTGCATacattcgtgttttttttttcttttattttcattcatcagCGAGGTTTCGAGTGTGTGTTCGGCGGGCTGGCCAACGTGCGGCACAGAATGGAACAAGCTCCGCGGTCGCCTGCCTCTCCTGCCGAGGACTCACACCGTTACCTCTGCGAACCCGTTATCTGGCGCGGGCTTCCTCAGCTGGTAGGCCAGCAGTGCCACTCGAGCCTTGTATCTCaacgcagcagccgccgccgcaaagTGCAAATCCACCGCTGACTCACCTGCCGACGTGTGAAATACCGAAATTCGACTACGCCGGACCTGTTGTTCGCTGTCTGAGCCTGGTGAGTCGGCCGAAAGAGTTTTCGGAGATGAATTTATAAAGGAAGGGACGGCGATTTGCAAATCAATGAGTAATAATTGCCGGCTGGCTAAAAAGGATGATTGTCCCTACTGACGTCATTCGGGGAATTTGAATAGTCGAATTATTCAGCAGTCCTTTAGTGTTTACTTTCTTCTCAAACGGATACGCATTACATTcaaatcttaaataaaaaaatcggtgTTGACTGTGTTTAATaggctttaaatatttaattttgaaatggaacAATCCAAATCCTTTTAAAGGTggacattaatttattctaagaTTTAACAAATTCCTAGCACTCCACTTAAGGAATGATCCGCTGCCGGCGAAGGATTCCCAACGGAAAACACACGATATACGCTGTAAAAACGTTGCTGCTAAGCGAACTCTGGGAATTAAGTTACAAATCCAGTTGTGTCTGCGTTTTGCACGACTTGCGCAATGTGTGTCACTTGGCACGAAAGGGTGCTTTGAACGATCCCACGTGGTCGCGATGATAATTAACGGAACTCATCCAGCCGCGCCGAGCCACTGCGTACGTGAATGAGGTATTAAACGCGTCGCGAAATAATCGCAAGTCACTCGCCGAAACGGAGAAATGTCAATATTAGCACCCTCTTGAAGCGCCGTTAATGTGCATGTTGGCAAACTTCTCAACGGTGAATGGCATCATCCGCTCCCGGGATTTTTGGGACGGAAAATTGGCCGCGGGCGCGCTAGGTTCAAGGGACGAGGAGCGTTGCCAATAAAGTTTCACCTTCTTGTCACTGATCGCTTTCAATTTCGCTTTGCTGACGAAACTGTTTTTCTGCCAAATTTAATCTCCGTGCCGCAAGGTAAAATCTCAATTGaacattttcatatttcatttgcatagtaaatataaatgaaacgGGACTCCACCTCGATTTTTGATTGCATAATTCCAGATTAACACCTAGCTAGGCGTGTTCACAATACCTAGCTACCCTTGGTCCAAATtcaggattaaattaaaatttctaatccGCCCCACTGACATTGACAAGCAAAACAATGTACACACAATTATTAACACGCAAATCAAACATTTCGCTGGAATAATATGTCGTATTGAGCGGGAAAGAGGAAACAGAAATTGGTCGTTGCGTCACGAACCGTGACAATTTTGAATCGATATATCACATACGTGTGGCTGTACTTGCGACCAATGCATTAAAATCCGAGCACGTTCGCGCCTTTTCTGAATACAAATTTGGAGAGTGTAGTGGCGGGGATTGTCTTTCACCCTGGGTGAAATCTAGGCGCACTCAGGTCCCAAAGCGCCGACTGTCAGTTTGCCAGTTGCTTGCAGCGCATCACGGACAAAACACTAAGCCACTCGCAACTTTTTTTATCTCCTGCCATCAGGTATTATACAAGCAGAGTTTTTAGCATTGCACTATAATACTGATTTTCTCAGATATCTAGTCTATTTCCGACTGTCATTTTTATAGTTAATTATTGAAACGCTCATGATgcaaaatcattattttaattagcataatatttcaaaacttaaGTTATCTTTTGCTATCTTTGCCCTGCTGAGCCATGCGATTTTCTTGTTTGTCTTCCTCGATTTTGTggcatttatatatttaaataacgacattttatttaaaaaaatctaaatcgaTGAGAATTTGTCATTCTTACATCACTGCAATTATTTGCGATTGCGCCCGAGCACATAAGCGTCCCTaatcaatttctcttttccttTTGGCACACCGTCCGATTGCTTTCCAATAGCCATTCCGATATCGCACACTTCACTTTCTCCTAATCAATTTTCGCATCTCGCCCTGCTTCCCGTTGCGTGCTCGAAATCGAGAATGTCATTCATTAATTGTGATCCGCATTTCGCAGACTGTGATGCTGTGAGATCCGATGGCGACCGCCGCAGCTGCAGCCGCCCTGCCCGCCCTTCTGTCGGGCGCCACGTCCGCGGTGACCACGGCTGGCCTGTGGTTCACACCCCTGCTCGTGGCCACCCTCGCCTATTACCACTACGACCTCATCGATCCCGAGTCGAGACCCATCGACGTCGAGGTTGTCAAACCGATTTATGACTTCATCGTGGTCGGCGCTGGCTCGGCCGGCGCCGTCGTCGCCAACAGGTGGGTCTAACATCCGCTGcaggaaaatgtttaaatgatTCGCGAGAGTGATTTTTTAACCTGGCAATCTCCGTTTAGCGTTTAGAacatattatttgcatttctttGAGCTCAAATTAATCACAGTTTTGCATTCAACCGAATGACAAGacaaaaaacattgaaaatttttaattaatggaaGTGGGTCTTCTAgccaaaaacatgaaatttcacttcaaaatatttagaaactagacaaaaaattaatataatcaGGAGTGAAAGGATGGTCAAATCAAAGTaatggaattaaatatttaaaatcaataattttattttattgattttatttatgcatcgacttttacaaaaaaaaaacagattttatgttttaaaataggtcatttacttttaaatgtttaagtaaatatatattttttgtttttctcctaAATAACTTCCTagaaatgattgaaatttatctattattttttcatgctgATCAGTGTCTTTTAAGTGATTCAGATACTTcgtaattaaaactaaattattttaaatctttgttGTGTGTAATTAAACCGAACTCTCAAATACGAGAGCAaggtttctaattttttattcaatttttttagattatctGAAATTAATGACTGGCAAGTGCTACTGTTGGAGGCCGGGGGTGACGAGACAGAGATTTCGGATGTGCCGGTGCTTGCCGCATACCTGCAGCTAAGCCAGCTGGACTGGAAGTACAAGACGGAGCCGCAGCCAAACGCGTGCCTCGGCATGAAGAACCAGCGGTGCAACTGGCCCAGAGGCAAGGTGCTCGGCGGCTCGTCGGTGCTCAACTACATGCTCTACGTCAGGGGCAATCGGTACGACTACGACTCGTGGCGCGACCTGGGCAACCCTGGCTGGGGCTACGACGACGTGCTGTACTACTTCAAGAAGTCTGAGGACAACCGCAATCCGTACCTGGCCAGGTCCAAATACCACTCGACCGGTGGCTACTTGACTGTGGAGGAAGCGCCCTGGCGCACGCCTCTCGCTACCGCCTTCGTGCAGGCCGGCGTCGAGATGGGATACGAAAACCGCGACATCAACGGCGAGTACCAGTCCGGATTCATGCTCGCCCAGGGCACCACCCGCAGGGGCGCCCGCTGCTCCACGGCCAAGGCCTTCCTCAGGCCCGCCAGACTCAGGAAGAACCTCGACATAGCCATGCACGCTCAGGTGAGGTTTAACGGGAAACGTATATTGTTGAAaagatgaatattttctttcttagaaataatttagtcAGATTttataatctaatttttaaacgtaTCAGGCGACGCGCGTTCTTATCGACCCAAAGACGAAGCACGCTTATGGAGTGGAGTTCTTCCGCAACGGAAAGATGCACGTGGTGCGCGCCAAGAAGGAGGTGATCGTGTCCGGCGGCTCGGTCAACTCGCCGCAGCTGCTGATGCTGTCTGGCATCGGGCCTGCACAGGAGCTGATTAAGCACAAGATCCCGGTGGTCCAGGACCTGCCCGTCGGTGAGAACATGCAGGACCACGTGGGCCTGGGCGGCTTCACCTTCCTGATCAACCAGGAGGTCTCGCTGGTGCAGTCGCGCTACGAGAACGTGCCCGCCGTGCTGCAGTACGCCATGCTTGGCACCGGCCCGCTCACCGTCATGGGCGGCGTCGAGGGGCTCGCATTCATCAACACCAAGTACGCCAACAAGACCATCGACTTCCCCGACATTGAGTTCCATTTCATTTCCGGCTCGACCAATTCGGATGGAGGAAGGCAAATCCGCAAGGCGCACGGCATCACTGATGAGCTTTACGAAAAGGTGAGTTTGGCGTGTTTGACACGAGTCTTGAATCTTAAaacaactttttgaaaaataattcaagttgTAAAGCAAAAGTCAATTAATTCGAATACTCGAATactgcgtttatttttttacgtttGATTGTCCTTTTTAGGGAAAGCATTTAAAGCGGCATGATCCATTTtgagaaatgaaaatcaaatagctaaaaatctttaattttttttttatcaattaactAGTATTCTGACTTgagtatatttttctttgtgtaaCTTTACTCATTTTTCTTATACCTtaattttcacgtttttcatttatttctataaaatattgaagttCAGTTTTCTCTAGAATTTTAATGCTTcctattttaactttaaattgagTGCATAGTTCAGAAATATGTGTTCatgtgaaaaatttgaaaccacGATTTTCATGATATGAACTCCACGTTTTGCTCATTGAATTTCAGGTGTACCGTCCAATCGACAACAGGGACGTGTGGTCGGTGCTGCCGGTATTGCTGCGGCCGCGATCGCGCGGTGTGATCAAGCTGCGGTCGCGCAACCCGTTCGACTACCCGCTCATCTACCCCAACTACCTGAGCGACCCGTTCGACCTGGCGACGCTGGTCGAGGGCGTCAAGTTCGGGCTGGCGATGAGCAAGACCAAGTCATTCCAGCGCTTCGGCAGCAAGCTGCATCAGATTCCGTTCCCGCAGTGCGTCAAGTCGACGCAGTTGTGGACGGACGAGTACTGGGCGTGCATGGTGCGCCACTACTCGGTAACCATCTACCACCCGGTGGCCACGTGCACTATGGGCCCTGCGTACGACAAGAAGGCCGTCGTCGACCCCGAGCTGCGGGTGCACGGCGTCACCGGGCTCAGGGTGATCGACGCCTCCATCATCCCCCTGCTGGTCAGCGGAAACACCAACGCGCCCGTCATCATGGTGGCAGAGAAGGGCTCCGACCTCATTAAGAAGACGTGGAATCGTCTCTGATTTCTGCGCTCTCTCCCTCACACCTCTACTGTTCTCATCCATTCCGACATAAAGACTGATTCGTTTTATCGCGCATGAGTGGCTGACTACGAGTgagttgataatattttatataatgcAACACGTGGACTTGAAACCTACTATACATTATCATAAAAAGGGCTGGGAATTTTAAGCGGTGTAATATTGGAAATAACGACGACTTTCTTAGACCTTTTTGGGCTGGGGAGATAAAATAGTCAACTAAGCTGTATTGAATTCCCAACCCTcgttataaatttatacagCATTTTAACGATTAAAGCAGAAGTTTGtacttgtaaataaaaacacgcttTTTAATAAGACTGTTTAGAGTTTCATTTCTGCGCCTGTCTGCAGTTTATATTGTAGTATTAGTAAACTTTCAATGCTTTGTTTGCTTTCGTTCCGCGCAATAGAGGAAGCTAGTCGTGAACTTGGCAATGGCGATAAATGCGacgaaatttcaaaagcacgGCTTCCAGATTCATTTGATATCAGGAATAGTCAGCAACAAGGGTTTTTTCGAGAATGGACTGCACCAACGTTTACAGGCGCAGTTTCCTGGTTTTTCACCGGCTGCTCAACACCTACTTGTCCGGTAAAAAGTGGATGGTATTCTTCTTCGTGGCCATAGTGAAGTACAGGCCCGATCTGTTCGCCATTCACGACCGGCCACGAGACACAACCATCTTTAAGAGTAATTACGACTTTGTCAtcgtcggcggcggctccGCGGGCTGCGTATTGGCAAACAGGCTGTCTGAGAACCCTGAGTGGCAGGTACTGCTGCTGGAGGCCGGAGGACCCGAGCCGACCCTCTCGGAAATCCCTGCCCTCGCGACCGCTCTGCAATATACCTGGTACGACTGGAAGTACCATCCTGAGCACACTGGCGACGCGTGCTTGGCTTACAAGGGTGAGAGGTAAAAGCAGAATtaatctaataatttaattagaagcatttttaaatttgctagttattaaaaaagagtttGGGTTAAATTCGAACggtgattaaattaaattgaaaaatgtatctaattgaaatcatttttaaaatagctttttttaaatataattaaaaaataattaacataatttgacaacactttaatttgttttcagatGTCGGTGGCCTCGTGGAAAGGGTCTGGGCGGCAGTTCCGTCCTGAACGCCATGCTCTACATAAGAGGCAACCGGCGCGACTACGACCTTTGGGCAGCCCAGGGCAACCCTGGCTGGAGCTACGACGAGGTGCTACCCTACTTCCTCAAGTCGGAGGACATGCGGATCCACCGGTACAAAGACTCGCCTTTCCACAGGTCGGGAGGAGAGCTGACCATCGAACACTTTCGCTACCAGACGCCAATCGTGCCTGATTTGCTCGAAGCTGCCGTTGAGATGGGCTTCCCAATCAGGGACTGCAACGGTGCCAGGCAAACCGGCTTCACTAAGTCACACTGCACCCTGAGAAATGGTGTCAGGTGCAGTGCGGCCAAGGCATTTTTGAGGTTTCaaaacacttcatttaaatctatttgtataatttaaagtgataaaTTTTAGCTAGGCAGTgctttatatattattattattgtaaatttgatGCACTTGTAAAAGTCTGAATTAACATTTTCACTCCTCTATATTGCACCCTTTTGTTctatattacattttttgttaagaaattaaacacATTTCTTACATATAAAATtcctataaaatttaaaattgccaaaatacCTTTATCTTTACAAAggtatcaaataaattttcctcattttacaGACCAGCGCGGAACCGACCGAATTTTCACGTGAGCATGTTCTCGCACGTGGAGAAAATAATCATGGAAAAACGTAGTGAGGGCACGGTGGCACGGGGTGTGGTTTTCAACAAAAGAGGCGTGCGGCACACGGTGTACGCTAACAAAGAGGTGATCATCTCAGCCGGCTCCATCAACACGCCTCAAATTCTGATGCTCTCGGGCATTGGCCCACGCGGGCACCTTCACTCGCTCGGGATAAAAGAGTTCAATGACCTGCCGGGGGTTGGGCAGAACCTGCAAGACCACGTGTCGACCGGCGGCAATCTCTTTCTGGTCGACAACCCCGTGACCTTTGTGATGCCCCGGCTCATCACTTACAAGGCGGTGGAGAGGTTTATTAAGCGGAACAGTGGCCCGTTGTGCACGTTTGCAggttcataatttattttttttgttatgcaGATCTAGTTTAATGAACCAAATATAACGTATGATTTTATTCTTATACAGATGTATTTTCTGCggttaaattttagatgacctattaaaatttcaggctCTATAAAGTTTTTTCTAAGTCCTGCACTAATATAATTTGTGAAGCTGTAGTTTTGGTTCGGTAAAGCAAAAAGGTTTCTGcacattccaaatttaaaaaatttgtttaattattgtattttaattattttttattttaaaccgtAGGCGCTGAAGTGATGGCATTCATAGACCTGAGGAAATCCGAACGGGCTATGAATGGAACCGAAATCGACGACGACTGGCCCAACATTCAGCTACTGATTGGCGGCTTCGGCGACAACGTTGACGGCGGCACATTGGGCATGAGGGCCAACGGCCTCTCATTCGATTACTACTCGGAAGTGTACGAGAAGGTGCTGTACAACGACGCCTTTGGCATCCACACCGTGCTCCTGAGGCCTTACAGCAAGGGCAACATCACGCTAAGGAGCGCCGACCCCTACGAACACCCTGTTATCCAGCACGGATACTTTACGGACCGAAGAGACGTGGAAACGCTCATTGCAGCCGCCAGGTATAATTAGAGACGTTGagtaatatgaaaataattcatgggCTCTTATAAAAGCTATAATTTTTGGGCCGTCAGCATTTcacttttaatgaaaaaagagtATCAAACGCCAGAGGCGCACCGTGATACGATTCAAACTATTACTCAATGGTGCTGCACCTATAAGACCGagtgtttaattttacttaatataatctaa
The nucleotide sequence above comes from Cloeon dipterum chromosome X, ieCloDipt1.1, whole genome shotgun sequence. Encoded proteins:
- the LOC135946069 gene encoding glucose dehydrogenase [FAD, quinone], which encodes MATAAAAAALPALLSGATSAVTTAGLWFTPLLVATLAYYHYDLIDPESRPIDVEVVKPIYDFIVVGAGSAGAVVANRLSEINDWQVLLLEAGGDETEISDVPVLAAYLQLSQLDWKYKTEPQPNACLGMKNQRCNWPRGKVLGGSSVLNYMLYVRGNRYDYDSWRDLGNPGWGYDDVLYYFKKSEDNRNPYLARSKYHSTGGYLTVEEAPWRTPLATAFVQAGVEMGYENRDINGEYQSGFMLAQGTTRRGARCSTAKAFLRPARLRKNLDIAMHAQATRVLIDPKTKHAYGVEFFRNGKMHVVRAKKEVIVSGGSVNSPQLLMLSGIGPAQELIKHKIPVVQDLPVGENMQDHVGLGGFTFLINQEVSLVQSRYENVPAVLQYAMLGTGPLTVMGGVEGLAFINTKYANKTIDFPDIEFHFISGSTNSDGGRQIRKAHGITDELYEKVYRPIDNRDVWSVLPVLLRPRSRGVIKLRSRNPFDYPLIYPNYLSDPFDLATLVEGVKFGLAMSKTKSFQRFGSKLHQIPFPQCVKSTQLWTDEYWACMVRHYSVTIYHPVATCTMGPAYDKKAVVDPELRVHGVTGLRVIDASIIPLLVSGNTNAPVIMVAEKGSDLIKKTWNRL
- the LOC135946070 gene encoding glucose dehydrogenase [FAD, quinone]-like; this translates as MDCTNVYRRSFLVFHRLLNTYLSGKKWMVFFFVAIVKYRPDLFAIHDRPRDTTIFKSNYDFVIVGGGSAGCVLANRLSENPEWQVLLLEAGGPEPTLSEIPALATALQYTWYDWKYHPEHTGDACLAYKGERCRWPRGKGLGGSSVLNAMLYIRGNRRDYDLWAAQGNPGWSYDEVLPYFLKSEDMRIHRYKDSPFHRSGGELTIEHFRYQTPIVPDLLEAAVEMGFPIRDCNGARQTGFTKSHCTLRNGVRCSAAKAFLRPARNRPNFHVSMFSHVEKIIMEKRSEGTVARGVVFNKRGVRHTVYANKEVIISAGSINTPQILMLSGIGPRGHLHSLGIKEFNDLPGVGQNLQDHVSTGGNLFLVDNPVTFVMPRLITYKAVERFIKRNSGPLCTFAGAEVMAFIDLRKSERAMNGTEIDDDWPNIQLLIGGFGDNVDGGTLGMRANGLSFDYYSEVYEKVLYNDAFGIHTVLLRPYSKGNITLRSADPYEHPVIQHGYFTDRRDVETLIAAARFVMKYATQTAALRRHGARYNPHVYPRCGVLGVNSDAFWECVIRHYSQTIYHPTCTAKMGPLTDPMAVVDHELRVHGVEKLRVIDASIMPNIVSGNTNAPVIMIAEKGADMIKDFWSK